One genomic segment of Candidatus Dependentiae bacterium includes these proteins:
- a CDS encoding ankyrin repeat domain-containing protein, with product MNSKKILLLSLGIKALLISACLLLIGLVCRRSGEINIAMMVDATQDAIYDDFGYTPLIKAAVMGDVGTVKEIIGRREFLDAQSKNFDQTLNMISGNTALHAAIFDSNFDPNFEIAKLLIRNGANVRIPNYNGDTAIHKVSIPVNVDHRALLLGMLIKRGGNVNAQTNNGDTMLHLNVYNNEGQWVERLQKEFGSLINFEIKNNRGLTPQQLAIYLGKTDLAGVFNNKKVLLGLRADGSIDDVKARDVMGLTPFMLAIIRGDKEFALKLLKKRADINARVYDETQNSSLHLALLFQNVDMVKFLVDQPGIDVNIQNADGDTPLHYIFRIDAVGKTDPNSYKELRKEAAMALLSKKSNINIKNKNGFTPVQLAVLAHEKDLVALMNLGFVTSKKK from the coding sequence ATGAATAGTAAAAAAATACTCTTGCTGTCTCTTGGTATAAAGGCATTACTGATTTCAGCATGTCTCTTGTTAATAGGTTTGGTATGTCGTCGGAGCGGCGAAATCAATATTGCGATGATGGTTGATGCAACGCAAGATGCCATATATGACGATTTTGGATACACACCACTTATTAAGGCAGCCGTTATGGGTGACGTTGGCACTGTCAAAGAGATCATTGGAAGACGTGAGTTCTTAGACGCTCAATCAAAAAACTTTGATCAGACACTGAATATGATTTCTGGCAATACTGCCTTGCATGCTGCAATATTTGACAGTAATTTTGATCCAAATTTTGAAATTGCAAAACTTCTGATTAGAAATGGCGCAAATGTGCGAATACCCAATTATAATGGTGATACAGCAATTCATAAAGTGTCGATTCCAGTAAACGTTGATCATCGAGCTCTATTGCTCGGCATGTTAATTAAGCGTGGTGGCAACGTTAATGCGCAAACCAATAATGGTGATACGATGTTACATTTAAACGTATATAACAACGAGGGTCAGTGGGTTGAAAGATTGCAAAAAGAGTTCGGTTCATTAATTAATTTTGAGATTAAGAATAATAGGGGTTTGACGCCTCAGCAATTAGCTATTTACCTTGGCAAAACTGATTTGGCAGGTGTTTTTAATAATAAAAAAGTGCTATTGGGTTTAAGAGCTGATGGTAGTATTGACGACGTAAAAGCGCGCGACGTTATGGGATTGACCCCTTTTATGTTGGCAATCATTCGTGGCGATAAAGAATTTGCCTTGAAATTATTAAAAAAACGCGCAGATATTAATGCGCGTGTTTATGACGAGACTCAAAACAGCTCACTGCATTTGGCACTCTTGTTTCAGAATGTTGATATGGTGAAGTTTTTAGTTGATCAACCTGGTATCGATGTTAACATACAGAATGCTGATGGCGATACGCCGTTACATTATATTTTTAGAATTGATGCGGTTGGTAAAACTGATCCTAACTCGTATAAAGAATTACGCAAAGAAGCCGCAATGGCCTTATTAAGCAAAAAATCCAATATTAATATTAAAAATAAAAATGGATTTACGCCGGTTCAGTTAGCCGTGCTAGCTCATGAAAAGGATCTTGTTGCGTTGATGAATCTTGGTTTTGTTACCAGCAAGAAAAAATAA
- a CDS encoding UTP--glucose-1-phosphate uridylyltransferase, which yields MNITKVIIPAAGLGTRFLPYTKTIPKEMLPLGNKPAIQHIIEEGIQSHLKDFFIIISKEKKELRHYFEPNTALEATLESQGKLGLLDSIKTINQNSSLYYIEQPKPLGLGHAIMMAHEQIGSEYFGIMLPDDIMLSQDPGIGQLMNIARKEKASVIAVQEVPHHAVSSYGIVAIKEQINADIFEVKSMVEKPHPDDAPSTLAVIGRYVLSPTIFTSLQTLAQNHTRGELQLTDAIAHMMRNHNEKVYAYKIKGTRHDIGNPKGWIAAINDIATRESVI from the coding sequence ATGAACATTACCAAAGTAATTATTCCAGCAGCAGGACTCGGGACCAGATTTTTACCCTACACAAAAACAATCCCTAAAGAAATGCTACCTCTTGGCAACAAGCCAGCAATCCAACACATCATCGAAGAAGGAATACAATCTCATCTCAAAGATTTTTTCATTATCATCAGCAAAGAAAAAAAAGAACTTCGCCATTATTTCGAACCAAACACAGCACTCGAGGCAACTCTTGAATCCCAAGGAAAGCTTGGATTACTCGATAGCATTAAAACTATTAATCAAAATTCTTCTCTTTATTACATTGAGCAACCAAAACCTCTTGGACTTGGCCACGCCATTATGATGGCCCACGAACAGATCGGCTCAGAATATTTTGGCATCATGCTGCCGGATGACATTATGTTATCCCAAGATCCTGGGATTGGGCAACTCATGAATATTGCCCGCAAAGAAAAGGCCAGCGTAATCGCCGTCCAAGAAGTTCCTCACCATGCAGTTTCATCGTATGGTATTGTAGCCATTAAAGAACAAATCAATGCCGATATTTTTGAAGTTAAATCTATGGTTGAAAAACCGCACCCAGATGATGCGCCATCAACATTAGCTGTCATTGGCCGCTATGTACTTTCTCCAACTATTTTTACTTCTCTACAAACACTTGCACAAAATCACACACGCGGCGAACTGCAACTCACTGATGCAATCGCTCACATGATGCGCAACCATAACGAAAAAGTATATGCCTATAAAATCAAGGGCACTCGTCATGACATTGGTAATCCCAAAGGGTGGATCGCTGCGATTAATGATATCGCCACACGCGAATCGGTTATTTAA